One genomic region from Argentina anserina chromosome 2, drPotAnse1.1, whole genome shotgun sequence encodes:
- the LOC126783029 gene encoding uncharacterized protein LOC126783029, whose product MAYVERGVVKSKRSIWRLKTITDFFWAIVNLIGVFFATMFSMEKSDAYKKGSGASKKWDGGGPGGPGGGPYGGGPRGPPRGLDNVRGIDHSSLPACGSCCG is encoded by the exons GCGTTGTGAAATCCAAGCGATCTATTTGGCGACTTAAGACGATAACAGACTTCTTCTGGGCCATCGTCAACTTGATAGGCGTTTTTTTTGCTACAATGTTCTCG ATGGAAAAGTCGGATGCTTACAAAAAAGGATCCGGTGCTAGCAAAAAATGGGATGGCGGTGGCCCTGGAGGGCCTGGAGGTGGACCATATGGTGGTGGTCCACGTGGGCCACCTCGTGGACTTGACAATGTTCGTGGCATCGACCATA GTTCCTTGCCTGCCTGCGGTTCTTGCTGTGGTTAA